Proteins encoded by one window of Lycium barbarum isolate Lr01 chromosome 11, ASM1917538v2, whole genome shotgun sequence:
- the LOC132617529 gene encoding 20 kDa chaperonin, chloroplastic-like: MATTQLTASSISGNGFASFEGLRSSGFVKVASFATLKQNNRSFRGLFVKAATTVAPKYTSLKPLGDRVLVKIKTAEEKTVGGILLPVSAQSKPNGGEVVAVGEGHSAGKTKVDISVKTGAQIIYSKYAGTEVEFDGSKHLILKEDDIVGVLETDDVKDLQPLNDRVLIKVDVAEEKTAGGLLLTEAAKEKPSIGTIIAVGPGSIDEEGTRKPLPVSQGNTVLYSKYAGNEFKGADGSDYIVLRASDVMAVLS, encoded by the exons ATGGCAACCACTCAGTTGACAGCATCATCTATTTCTGGGAATGGATTTGCATCATTTGAAGGGCTTAGGTCTAGTGGTTTTGTAAAGGTTGCATCTTTTGCTACATTGAAGCAGAATAACAGGTCTTTTCGTGGTCTTTTTGTCAAGGCTGCAACTACTGTCGCTCCTAAG TACACTTCGCTTAAGCCTTTGGGCGACAGAGTGTTGGTAAAGATTAAGACTGCGGAGGAGAAGACTGTAGGTGGTATCCTACTTCCAGTATCAGCCCAGTCGAAACCAAATGGAGGTGAGGTGGTTGCTGTTGGGGAGGGTCATTCAGCTGGCAAGACTAAAGTGGACATTAGCGTGAAG ACTGGTGCCCAAATCATCTACTCAAAGTACGCGGGAACAGAGGTAGAGTTTGATGGATCAAAGCACCTCATTCTCAAAGAGgatgatattgttggtgttctTGAGACAGATGATGTCAAGGATCTCCAGCCATTGAATGACAGAGTCTTAATCAAG GTTGACGTGGCTGAAGAAAAAACCGCTGGAGGCTTACTGTTGACTGAGGCAGCAAAGGAGAAGCCTTCAATTGGAACG ATTATAGCGGTTGGACCTGGTTCTATTGATGAGGAAGGCACCAGGAAACCACTTCCAGTATCCCAAGGAAATACAGTTCTCTACTCCAAATACGCGGGCAATGAATTCAAAGGTGCTGATGGTTCTGATTACATTGTGCTCAGGGCGTCCGATGTAATGGCCGTGCTATCTTAG